In one window of Helianthus annuus cultivar XRQ/B chromosome 17, HanXRQr2.0-SUNRISE, whole genome shotgun sequence DNA:
- the LOC110924638 gene encoding protein PFC0760c-like, with translation MLKKVLEDLIGKPIEQRFEEIELKEVRARREAEIEARMKDKGKSVPVEEDVTVTEREIVVSEPIKVLDPCPITSVSGEIDDDEDDEEDEDDNLKDDADEVYSVHSDDDDDDGNDDDDQGNSDIKVTEVSKEENIDDYLQDDANEESENAEGKGEHDDAENVDQSTGLCLRLEHVEEGEILHTYNRAEIIKMMHVEEDNFNFDFEEELNKFDINQQPKYQYKYVEEADNYDKVEVEDWSDDDQSENVNVDTSSYPTLAEFFSQANEDELRRKVAESVKSKSFQEMSKEE, from the coding sequence ATGTTAAAGAAAGTGTTGGAAGATTTGATTGGAAAGCCGATTGAACAAAGATTTGAAGAGATAGAACTTAAAGAAGTTAGAGCAAGACGTGAAGCTGAAATAGAAGCTAGAATGAAAGATAAAGGTAAAAGTGTTCCAGTTGAAGAGGATGTTACAGTGACAGAAAGGGAAATTGTTGTATCTGAGCCGATAAAAGTTCTAGATCCTTGTCCGATAACTTCAGTATCTGGTGAGATtgacgatgatgaagatgatgaagaagatgaagatgataatCTGAAAGATGATGCAGATGAAGTATATTCTGTgcatagtgatgatgatgatgatgatggaaatgatgatgatgatcaaggtAACTCAGATATCAAAGTAACTGAAGTGTCAAAAGAAGAAAATATTGATGATTATCTTCAAGACGATGCAAATGAAGAATCGGAGAATGCAGAAGGAAAGGGGGAGCATGATGATGCTGAGAATGTTGATCAGAGTACAGGGTTGTGTCTACGTCTTGAACATGTAGAGGAAGGTGAAATATTGCATACTTACAATAGAGCTGAGATCATTAAGATGATGCATGTTGAAGAAGATAATTTTAACTTTGATTTTGAAGAGGAAttgaacaagtttgatatcaatcAGCAACCTAAATATCAGTACAAGTACGTTGAAGAAGCTGATAACTATGATAAAGTGGAAGTAGAAGACTGGAGTGACGATGATCAGTCTGAAAATGTTAATGTTGATACTTCTAGCTATCCAACTCTTGCTGAGTTTTTCAGTCAAGCAAATGAAGATGAATTGAGAAGAAAAGTTGCTgaaagtgttaaaagtaaaagTTTTCAAGAAATGTCGAAAGAAGAATAA